In the genome of Virgibacillus doumboii, the window TCTTTTGTTCCTTTGGTTACCAGATCATCAATCAACACACCAATATATGCCTGTGAGCGATCAAGGATTACTGGTTCTTTTTCAAGTACTTTTGCTGCTGCGTTGATACCTGCCATAATTCCCTGTGCTGCGGCTTCTTCATAACCGGATGTTCCATTAATTTGACCAGCAGTAAATAGACCAGGGATCTTTTTTAATTCAAGTGTCGGCCACAGCTGTGTTGGAATAACTGCATCATATTCAATCGCATAGCCGGCACGCATAATTTCAGCATTCTCCAGTCCTGGTACCGTTTTAACCATGTCATGCTGAATGTACTCAGGCAATGATGTAGACAGCCCTTGTACATAGACCTCTTCCGTATCCCGTCCTTCCGGCTCAAGAAAGATCTGATGACGCGGCTTATCGTTAAAACGCACAATTTTATCTTCAATTGACGGACAATAGCGCGGTCCTGTACCCCGTTTCATTCCGGAGTACATTGCTGATAAAGTAAGATTGTCGTTAATTAATTCATGCGTAAATTCATTTGTATATGTTAACCAGCATGGGATTTGGTCAGTAATATATTCCGTTGTTTCATATGAAAATGCTTGTGGTTTTTCATCCCCAGGCTGAATTTCTGTTTTCGAATAGTCAATCGTATGGCTATTCACACGTGGCGGTGTACCTGTTTTAAATCGGGTAAGCTCAATACCAAGATCCTCCAGATGTTCGGAAAGCTTTACTGATACCCGCTGGTTGTTTGGACCACTTTCATATTCGAGGTCGCCCATTAAAACTTTCCCGCGCATAAATGTTCCAGTTGTAACAATCACCGTCTCAGCATGGTAAGCAGCCTTTGTTTCGGTAATAACCCCTTTACAAACGCCATCTTCCATAATAAGTTCATTTACCATACCTTGTCTTAAGGTAAGGTTTTCTTCGTTCTCAATAACATTTTTCATTTCTTTTATATATAAAGGTTTATCCGCTTGTGCACGTAATGCTTGCACTGCCGGCCCTTTTCTTGTGTTCAGCATGCGCATTTGGATGTGTGTTTTATCGATGACTTTTGCCATTACACCGCCAAGAGCATCTACTTCCCTGACAACGATCCCTTTAGCAGGTCCGCCCAATGATGGGTTACACGGCATAAAGGCAATCATATCCAAATTAAGTGTCAGCATTAACGTTTTCGCACCCATTCGTGCTGCGGCAACACCGGCTTCAACACCAGCATGCCCGGCACCAACTACGATAACATCATAATGCCCTGCATCATATACCATATTTTTTCATCCCTTTCTATTAAGAAAATCTCGGCATTCGCCTCGTCTTTTCAGAGGTCAGAAGCCGGAAGTAAGATTGGTAGAGATCGGTGAAAAGAACCGATCTCTTTAGCAATATTTCTCACTAATAAGCAGTACCTTTTTTTAAAAAAACTATTTTCCTAAACAAAATTGTGAGAATAACTGATCAATCAGACTGTCACTGGCAGTATCCCCGATTATTTCTCCCAAAAATTCCCACGTACGTGTTACATCTATTTGAACGATATCAAGCGGCATTTCCATTTCCAGGCTCGACATCGCGTCTTCCAGTGCCTGTTTTGCCTGTTTCAGCAGCTGGATGTGTCTGACATTGGAAACATACGTTAAATCCCTGGCATCAATTTCCCCTGCAAAGAACGTTTTTGCAATTGCAGATTCAAGTTGGTCGATACCTTTTTCTTTTATTAAAGAAGTTGAAATGACTGGCTTCCCTTCAGCGAGTTCAGCAACTTTTTCCAAATCAAGCTTTTGTTCCAGATCCGTTTTATTGACGATTACAATATAATCAAGCCCCTGAATCGCTTCAAATAAAGCTTTATCCTCATCAGTCAATGCTTCATTATTATTTAAAATAAATAAAATAAGGTCCGATTCGGCTAACACTTTTCTGGACCGGTCCACACCGATTTTTTCAACAATATCTTCCGTTTCACGAATACCTGCTGTGTCGGAAAGTCTTAACGGAACCCCCCGTACATTTACATATTCCTCAATAACATCACGTGTCGTTCCAGGGATTTCCGTGACAATTGCTTTATTTTCCTGAACTAATGCATTCATTAAAGAAGACTTCCCAACATTTGGTCGACCTATAATTGCTGTAGCTAACCCTTCACGCAGAATTTTCCCTTGTTTAGCCACCTCAAGCAATTTTTCAATCTCTTTATGGACTTCTTTTGTCTTACTCCGCATCATTCCATGCGACATTTCTTCCACATCATCGTATTCAGGATAGTCGATATTTACTTCAACATGTGCAACAGTCTCCAGAAGTTCCTGTCTAAGGGTGCCAATCAATGAAGATAATCTTCCGTCCATTTGTTTTAACGCAACCGACATTGCTTTATCTGTTTTCGCCCGAATCAAATCCATTACTGCTTCAGCCTGTGACAGGTCAATACGGCCATGCAAA includes:
- the mnmG gene encoding tRNA uridine-5-carboxymethylaminomethyl(34) synthesis enzyme MnmG; protein product: MVYDAGHYDVIVVGAGHAGVEAGVAAARMGAKTLMLTLNLDMIAFMPCNPSLGGPAKGIVVREVDALGGVMAKVIDKTHIQMRMLNTRKGPAVQALRAQADKPLYIKEMKNVIENEENLTLRQGMVNELIMEDGVCKGVITETKAAYHAETVIVTTGTFMRGKVLMGDLEYESGPNNQRVSVKLSEHLEDLGIELTRFKTGTPPRVNSHTIDYSKTEIQPGDEKPQAFSYETTEYITDQIPCWLTYTNEFTHELINDNLTLSAMYSGMKRGTGPRYCPSIEDKIVRFNDKPRHQIFLEPEGRDTEEVYVQGLSTSLPEYIQHDMVKTVPGLENAEIMRAGYAIEYDAVIPTQLWPTLELKKIPGLFTAGQINGTSGYEEAAAQGIMAGINAAAKVLEKEPVILDRSQAYIGVLIDDLVTKGTKEPYRLLTSRAEYRLLLRHDNADLRLTEIGYNLGLIKEERHNKYVEKNRMVKEEKKRLYKIIIKPEEHVKKMMDEAGATPLKEAVRAYDLLKRPEISYDMLEKVIEPNNTLPTLVREQVEIQIKYEGYIKKANEQVEKMLKMEDKKIPDNIDYDDISGIASEAKEKLKKVRPLSVGQASRIGGVNPADVSILLVYIEQGKIARVAN
- the mnmE gene encoding tRNA uridine-5-carboxymethylaminomethyl(34) synthesis GTPase MnmE; its protein translation is METDTITAISTPIGEGAISIVRLSGEEAIPVTAELFQGKNLLEAESHTIHYGKIIDPDTKEVAEEVMVTIMRAPKTFTREDIVEINCHGGMVAVNRVLEIILAKGVRIAEPGEFTKRAFLHGRIDLSQAEAVMDLIRAKTDKAMSVALKQMDGRLSSLIGTLRQELLETVAHVEVNIDYPEYDDVEEMSHGMMRSKTKEVHKEIEKLLEVAKQGKILREGLATAIIGRPNVGKSSLMNALVQENKAIVTEIPGTTRDVIEEYVNVRGVPLRLSDTAGIRETEDIVEKIGVDRSRKVLAESDLILFILNNNEALTDEDKALFEAIQGLDYIVIVNKTDLEQKLDLEKVAELAEGKPVISTSLIKEKGIDQLESAIAKTFFAGEIDARDLTYVSNVRHIQLLKQAKQALEDAMSSLEMEMPLDIVQIDVTRTWEFLGEIIGDTASDSLIDQLFSQFCLGK